In Wolbachia endosymbiont of Cimex lectularius, the following are encoded in one genomic region:
- a CDS encoding ankyrin repeat domain-containing protein, whose amino-acid sequence MPFRSDGTYSFVYEESRANRVPSNQRTPKPLSALTKKLFDTIDDENLEDFKQALAEGADVNAFDEEGMTPLMSTANAYITSNDQPTLEKMAKLLIQNRSININAQSKQAISEEQWRYTRDFQGVILLGFRPTADMRKDTALHIACQVGAKDMVKMLLTHPDVETDVRNCEYKSPANCIARGSEDIIKLEFEKAQKGKELLTVLPEDIGSAQTLLNQDFNPNCWKENQSGEIETPLSLIIKSCLEGITEDKKEVLVKLLKHKELDFSQIKSIPAIEQLGGMNNIPVDSTEQFVQELVEKLEKIKAQPTKKDRKLNNTREESNERIHRKSDGRANSPGGKQNNYALTFFILSGTFVVGACLTIVDYPEISAGLAAVALGLFLVGYFLYKGDEKDIGPGSATDNPQVTSIFISSPNSAENFCTY is encoded by the coding sequence ATGCCTTTCAGAAGCGATGGAACATATAGTTTTGTCTATGAAGAGTCAAGAGCTAATCGAGTACCAAGTAATCAGAGAACTCCAAAACCACTTAGTGCGCTAACAAAAAAGTTATTTGATACTATTGATGATGAAAACCTAGAAGATTTTAAACAAGCTCTGGCAGAAGGTGCAGATGTTAATGCGTTTGATGAAGAAGGAATGACACCTTTAATGTCTACTGCTAATGCTTACATAACTAGTAATGATCAACCCACATTAGAAAAAATGGCTAAATTGCTTATACAAAACAGAAGTATTAATATTAATGCTCAGAGTAAGCAAGCTATATCTGAAGAACAATGGCGGTATACTCGTGATTTTCAGGGTGTTATACTGTTAGGGTTTAGGCCAACAGCTGATATGCGCAAAGACACAGCCTTACATATTGCTTGTCAAGTTGGGGCTAAAGATATGGTAAAAATGTTGCTCACACACCCGGATGTGGAAACTGATGTTAGAAATTGTGAATATAAAAGTCCTGCGAATTGTATTGCAAGAGGATCTGAGGACATAATAAAATTAGAATTTGAAAAAGCGCAAAAAGGAAAAGAGTTATTAACTGTCCTTCCTGAGGATATTGGCTCAGCGCAAACTCTATTGAATCAAGATTTTAATCCTAACTGTTGGAAAGAAAACCAAAGTGGAGAAATAGAAACGCCTCTTAGTTTAATTATCAAATCGTGTTTAGAAGGAATAACAGAAGATAAAAAAGAAGTATTGGTTAAGCTTTTGAAACATAAGGAGCTGGATTTTAGTCAGATAAAGTCAATACCTGCAATAGAACAGCTAGGGGGCATGAATAATATACCAGTGGATTCTACTGAGCAGTTTGTACAAGAGCTTGTAGAAAAACTTGAAAAGATAAAAGCTCAACCTACAAAGAAGGATAGAAAACTGAACAATACAAGAGAAGAGTCAAATGAGAGGATTCATCGAAAAAGTGATGGACGAGCAAATTCTCCAGGCGGAAAACAAAACAACTACGCTCTTACATTTTTTATATTGTCGGGAACATTTGTTGTTGGTGCGTGTTTAACGATAGTGGATTATCCAGAGATAAGTGCTGGTCTTGCTGCAGTTGCGCTGGGTCTTTTTTTAGTAGGGTATTTTTTATACAAAGGGGATGAAAAAGACATAGGACCTGGTAGTGCTACCGATAATCCTCAAGTTACAAGTATTTTTATTTCTTCTCCAAATTCTGCTGAAAATTTTTGTACATATTAA